A single genomic interval of Lathyrus oleraceus cultivar Zhongwan6 chromosome 7, CAAS_Psat_ZW6_1.0, whole genome shotgun sequence harbors:
- the LOC127103452 gene encoding uncharacterized protein LOC127103452 — translation MREPSKRKTKNKSQKLGETSVSRPPVPLVSSSSPETIPTPPEPTSPTSELKPTSPTLEEAVSLFAESSVEKIRSLSENSGISDDPSAVRIHWNRVIRWMTYEAFKLKGLSKQVRNDFIREAGERLQARLARETEEKTRREAEEKTRLEEEQREREAAEKAAAEAAADAEAEAKAKADVEEATHIAAEEAAKARNDALTQGEQSHSDFAHLVLKTLEELQKEQQIVRARLD, via the exons ATGCGAGAACCATCTAAAAGGAAGACGAAGAATAAATCTCAGAAGCTGGGAGAAACTTCTGTCTCTAGACCTCCTGTGCCTCTAGTCTCCTCCTCCTCTCCAG AAACCATTCCCACACCACCAGAACCTACATCCCCAACCTCTGAACTAAAACCCACCTCTCCCACCCTGGAAGAAGCAGTATCCTTATTTGCTGAGTCTTCAGTGGAAAAGATCAGATCATTATCTGAAAACTctggtatcagtgatgatccctctgcagTGAGGATTCACTGGAACCGAGTGATTAGATGGATGACTTATGAGGctttcaagctgaaaggcctATCTAAACAAGTTCGTAACGACTTCATCAGAGAAGCTGGAGAGAGGTTGCAGGCACGTCTAGCCAGAGAGACAGAAGAGAAGACTAGaagagaagctgaagagaagACTCGTCTAGAGGAAGAACAAAGAGAaagagaagctgcagagaaggcCGCTGCTGAGGCTGCTGCTGAtgctgaagctgaagccaaagcaAAGGCTGATGTTGAAGAAGCAACACACATAGCTGCAGAAGAAGCTGCCAAGGCAAGGAATGAcgctctgactcagggggagcaatCTCACTCTGACTTTGCTCATCTAGTGTTAAAGACTCTGGAAGAGCTACAGAAGGAGCAACAAATTGTAAGAGCCAGACTGGATTAA